In Ruminococcaceae bacterium BL-4, one DNA window encodes the following:
- a CDS encoding Homoserine dehydrogenase: MIEIAVLGYGVVGSGVVEVLTTHADSIAHRAKEKINVKYILVRRDHAESSLQGEFTKSFDEIVDDPDIKIVVEAMGGLNPAYEYVRRSLEAGKSVVTSNKELVASKGAELLKIAQEKNLNFLFEASVGGGIPILRPISQCLAANDVVGICGILNGTTNFILTKMFHDNMSFEDALKLAQKLGYAERDPSADIEGMDACRKICILASLTYGHHVYPEQVHTEGITEIRKIDVEYADSWHGVIKLIGEVKKEENGRLQIIVCPMFIPSDSQIATVDNVFNAIMVRGDATGDVLFYGKGAGKLPTASAVVADVIDCVKHLKARKYLFWDAGSPDYIDDYTKDTRAFYVCAKYKEDAEKGLAMARKEFSTLEHLKRKNAPLGEFAFVTDTMQECEFRKKCIVLKKAGIEIQNTIRVGDM, translated from the coding sequence ATGATAGAAATAGCAGTTCTTGGGTATGGGGTTGTTGGTTCCGGTGTTGTGGAAGTTTTAACAACACACGCTGATAGCATTGCGCATCGCGCAAAAGAAAAAATTAATGTTAAATATATCCTAGTTAGAAGAGATCATGCGGAAAGTTCTCTTCAGGGAGAATTTACGAAATCTTTTGATGAAATTGTTGACGATCCGGACATTAAAATTGTTGTAGAAGCGATGGGTGGGTTAAACCCAGCGTATGAGTATGTGCGCCGTTCTTTAGAAGCAGGGAAAAGCGTTGTTACTTCCAATAAAGAATTGGTTGCTTCAAAAGGAGCTGAACTGCTCAAGATTGCTCAAGAAAAGAACTTGAATTTTCTCTTTGAAGCAAGTGTCGGAGGCGGGATTCCAATTCTAAGGCCTATCAGTCAATGCCTAGCTGCAAATGATGTGGTTGGAATCTGCGGCATTTTAAATGGAACGACCAATTTTATTTTGACGAAGATGTTTCATGATAATATGTCTTTTGAAGATGCGTTGAAGCTGGCACAAAAGCTCGGCTATGCGGAACGTGATCCTTCTGCGGATATTGAAGGAATGGATGCCTGCCGTAAAATTTGTATTCTTGCTTCTTTGACTTATGGACATCATGTTTATCCGGAACAGGTTCACACAGAAGGAATCACTGAGATTCGTAAGATTGACGTGGAATATGCGGATTCTTGGCATGGAGTTATCAAACTGATTGGTGAAGTCAAAAAAGAAGAGAATGGACGTCTGCAAATCATTGTATGTCCAATGTTTATTCCTTCTGATAGCCAGATTGCTACGGTTGATAATGTTTTTAATGCAATTATGGTGCGGGGCGATGCAACTGGAGATGTTTTATTCTATGGAAAAGGTGCCGGAAAGTTACCAACCGCGAGTGCAGTGGTAGCAGATGTTATTGATTGTGTAAAGCATTTAAAAGCCAGAAAATATTTGTTTTGGGATGCTGGTTCTCCAGATTATATCGATGACTATACAAAGGATACCCGCGCATTTTATGTTTGTGCAAAATATAAGGAAGATGCGGAAAAGGGACTTGCCATGGCAAGAAAAGAATTTTCAACATTGGAACATTTGAAAAGAAAGAATGCACCACTAGGGGAATTTGCATTTGTTACGGATACTATGCAGGAGTGTGAATTCCGCAAAAAATGTATTGTGCTTAAAAAAGCAGGAATAGAAATTCAAAATACGATTCGAGTGGGCGATATGTGA